From the genome of Methanobrevibacter smithii ATCC 35061, one region includes:
- the fwdF gene encoding tungsten-dependent formylmethanofuran dehydrogenase subunit FwdF, with the protein MFNVERSGEETRKLSHNNDRCVGCGICTDVCPTSSLRLGPIVPIARGLIEMDLVSVTSNTCVLCGLCSVACPFDALSLTINGNDIKETGNYPVWEVESEINDDDCIYCGRCYSVCPRDTILFKRELPSREDLVIGEISVDEDKCVYCSICSEMCPAGAISLTNNPEFSNDNLNNTIEVDTSKCIYCGVCKRACPQDAIKAVCSTCMLQDQIKAPEINGTASILKDGCVNCSWCKEVCPVDTINVTKPFEGTLKLVETDESTCKGDACHACQDVCPCDAVEIIDNKATINLDYCNLCGACVNACPQNIREVTRTSMKLNNINSESWRDILTSNLLS; encoded by the coding sequence ATGTTTAATGTTGAGAGGAGCGGGGAAGAAACCCGTAAGTTATCACATAACAATGATAGGTGTGTAGGTTGTGGAATTTGTACTGATGTATGTCCTACATCTTCTTTGAGATTAGGACCTATTGTACCGATTGCACGTGGTTTAATTGAAATGGATTTAGTTTCTGTAACTTCTAATACTTGTGTTTTATGCGGATTATGTTCTGTTGCATGTCCATTTGATGCTTTATCATTAACCATTAACGGTAATGATATTAAAGAAACAGGAAATTATCCCGTATGGGAAGTTGAATCAGAAATTAATGATGATGATTGTATATACTGTGGAAGATGTTATTCTGTTTGTCCTAGAGACACTATCTTATTTAAAAGAGAGTTACCGTCTAGAGAAGATTTGGTTATTGGTGAAATCAGTGTCGATGAGGATAAATGTGTTTACTGTAGTATCTGTTCAGAAATGTGTCCTGCAGGAGCTATTAGTTTAACTAATAATCCTGAGTTCTCTAATGACAATCTTAATAATACTATTGAAGTAGATACTTCCAAATGTATTTATTGTGGTGTTTGTAAGAGGGCTTGTCCTCAAGATGCAATTAAAGCAGTATGTTCAACATGTATGCTTCAAGATCAAATTAAAGCTCCTGAAATTAATGGTACTGCATCCATTCTTAAGGATGGCTGTGTAAACTGTTCTTGGTGTAAAGAAGTTTGTCCTGTTGATACAATTAATGTAACCAAACCGTTTGAAGGAACTTTAAAACTGGTTGAAACAGATGAATCAACATGTAAAGGGGACGCCTGCCACGCATGTCAAGATGTTTGTCCATGTGATGCAGTAGAAATTATTGACAATAAGGCAACTATTAATTTAGATTACTGTAATTTATGTGGTGCCTGTGTCAATGCATGTCCACAAAACATTAGGGAAGTCACAAGAACTTCAATGAAATTAAATAATATCAACTCCGAATCCTGGAGAGATATTTTAACTTCTAATCTTTTAAGTTAG
- a CDS encoding 4Fe-4S binding protein, which yields MAVKIDSDLCGHIENCPVQGLCVKICEQGALIEEDGDVTIVPEKCDDCDLCIQNCPNQAISKA from the coding sequence ATGGCAGTAAAAATAGATTCAGATCTTTGCGGTCACATTGAAAATTGTCCAGTACAAGGTTTATGTGTAAAGATTTGTGAACAAGGCGCTCTCATTGAAGAAGATGGCGATGTAACTATTGTCCCTGAAAAATGCGATGACTGTGACCTTTGTATCCAAAACTGTCCTAATCAAGCTATATCTAAAGCATGA
- a CDS encoding phosphopantetheine adenylyltransferase, which produces MDHKKYKKIAVGGTFDKFHDGHKKLLATAFELGEEVEIGVTSNAFGGLKGDIDSCEDRMRCLKEFFKDRLNYTVMVLDDAYGTTVFDDEFDAIVVSEETEPVAVEINEIRDSKGMSPLDIVVVSFVLADDGHPISSTRIRSGEINKKGNILK; this is translated from the coding sequence ATGGATCATAAAAAATATAAGAAAATAGCTGTTGGGGGAACTTTTGATAAGTTCCATGATGGTCATAAAAAGTTACTTGCAACTGCTTTTGAATTAGGTGAAGAGGTTGAAATCGGAGTAACTTCTAATGCTTTTGGTGGTCTTAAGGGAGATATTGATTCCTGTGAAGATAGGATGAGATGTCTTAAGGAATTTTTTAAGGACAGATTAAATTACACTGTTATGGTTTTAGATGATGCATATGGGACAACTGTATTCGATGATGAATTTGATGCAATTGTTGTTAGTGAAGAAACTGAACCTGTAGCAGTTGAAATTAATGAAATTAGAGATTCTAAAGGAATGTCTCCATTAGATATTGTTGTTGTTAGCTTTGTTTTAGCAGATGATGGTCATCCTATTTCGTCTACACGAATTAGGAGTGGTGAAATTAATAAAAAAGGAAATATTTTAAAATAG
- a CDS encoding Ig-like domain-containing protein, with protein sequence MLGSVCAADLNNVSDIENSNLIQDDNQLSYQNLEVSSNGSISDNYSYNFNGEYSGSGVIKSNYENNNVIGSQQISNNDVISEPQSSVSNTVLSGNDTTLYFKNGTTYDVKLTDITGKALSNQTVSFLINGKLYNRTTGSDGVASMNINLVVGKYKITASYAGSSLYGSSSVTNLVEVLSTISANDVVKFYKNGTQYYAKFVDGNGNPLVNAEVRFNINGVFYTRNTNGSGIAKLNIALYPDKYILTAYHPNGEAKGYNITVLSTINSSDIIKYFRNGTQYYATFYDGMGNPLINETVRFNINGVIYEKRTNDKGTANLTISLYPGNYILTAYHPNGEAKGYNISVLTTLIDNKDINMYYRDGTAFAITVLDGQGKPLANAAVRFNVNGVFYDKITDENGIAKLGIRLYPNNYIITSSYNGLEVSNRINVSSSNTTIIGKDAYVIMDSINSNYTVTLVDVKGNPIGNKTVYFRYDNKQVTATTDKNGNATITISGLKNGDYNITYGFDGVEGYCSSSSSSILHVVNSTTILTGNDLTMVYNDGSEFKVKLTDLYGKPLANKIITFVINGIAYNRTTDSNGVASINIRLHPGTYLVSYYYSNKGSLDYNNGSNNVVVAKQTLNIEGKDLVMLPNDGSAFEVTVTDKDKKPVSGIAVLFTVSGITYTKYTDQSGVAKLNIHLNVGYYDISYAINDTFCQGSGSNMILVNGTIIIAEDININAGTNGTFSVKLTDAKGNPISGASIKFYYEGITKNAITNAEGIATITVDSLGKGDYPIAYYYYPTIGGNYSNSGQSYIHVSGTISIANIIDASKVVKSFIESEGKLPDSVLINGESYTLAQFLYLAAIATININNGDFSDLDSKDAANPDNYNKCGNLGNLADYISVAQSIIDYVNANGKAPGSVPSNVGTITFDGLVYAFARVVAFYGNNQQLPAYVTIKSIDSESSQFVINRVNVKATESELANINTYLQPTANCQVNDPTIVALAQRLTAGLSTPTQKASAILDYVIDNIAYASYYDTSRGAKKTLTDKRGNCCDQAHLVIALFRAADLPARYVHGSCTFSSGTIGHVWAQVLIGDTWVVADPVSSRNSLGVIKNWNINTFTFKSYYTSLPF encoded by the coding sequence ATGTTAGGGTCTGTATGTGCAGCGGATTTAAATAATGTTTCTGATATCGAAAATTCAAACTTGATACAAGATGATAATCAATTATCTTATCAAAATTTAGAAGTTTCTAGTAATGGATCTATCTCAGACAATTATTCTTATAATTTTAATGGTGAATATTCCGGCAGCGGAGTAATCAAATCTAATTATGAGAATAATAATGTTATAGGATCACAACAGATTTCAAACAATGATGTTATTTCTGAACCTCAAAGTTCTGTTTCAAACACTGTTTTAAGTGGTAATGATACAACTTTGTATTTTAAAAATGGCACTACTTATGATGTAAAATTAACTGATATTACTGGTAAAGCATTATCTAATCAAACTGTATCATTTTTAATAAATGGTAAACTTTATAATCGTACTACTGGTAGTGACGGTGTTGCATCTATGAATATTAACTTGGTTGTTGGAAAATATAAGATTACAGCAAGTTATGCAGGTTCTTCATTGTATGGAAGTTCTTCAGTTACAAATTTAGTTGAAGTATTGTCTACAATATCTGCAAATGATGTTGTGAAATTCTATAAAAACGGTACTCAATATTATGCAAAATTTGTTGATGGAAATGGAAACCCATTAGTTAATGCAGAAGTTAGATTCAATATTAATGGTGTTTTCTATACTCGCAATACTAATGGTAGTGGTATAGCTAAATTAAATATTGCTTTATATCCTGATAAGTATATATTGACTGCTTATCATCCTAATGGTGAAGCTAAGGGTTATAATATCACTGTTTTATCTACTATTAATAGTAGTGATATAATTAAATACTTCAGGAATGGTACTCAATATTATGCAACTTTTTATGATGGTATGGGTAATCCATTAATTAATGAAACTGTTAGGTTTAATATTAATGGTGTTATCTATGAAAAAAGAACAAATGATAAAGGTACTGCAAATTTAACTATTTCACTTTATCCTGGTAATTATATATTGACTGCTTATCATCCTAATGGTGAAGCTAAGGGTTATAATATTAGTGTATTAACTACATTAATAGATAATAAAGATATTAATATGTATTATAGGGACGGTACTGCATTTGCCATTACTGTTCTTGATGGTCAAGGTAAACCTTTAGCAAATGCTGCTGTTAGGTTTAATGTTAATGGTGTATTCTATGATAAGATTACTGATGAAAATGGTATTGCAAAGTTAGGTATTAGACTTTATCCAAATAACTATATTATTACAAGTAGTTATAATGGTCTTGAGGTATCTAATAGAATTAATGTTAGTAGTTCAAATACCACTATAATTGGTAAAGATGCATATGTTATTATGGATAGTATTAATAGTAATTATACTGTAACATTAGTTGATGTGAAAGGAAATCCGATTGGGAATAAAACTGTTTACTTCAGATATGATAATAAACAGGTAACTGCAACTACTGATAAAAATGGTAATGCTACCATCACTATTTCTGGTTTGAAAAATGGTGACTATAATATAACTTATGGTTTTGATGGAGTTGAGGGTTATTGTTCTTCCAGTTCAAGCAGTATCTTGCATGTTGTAAATTCAACTACTATTTTGACAGGTAATGATTTAACCATGGTTTATAATGATGGTTCTGAATTTAAAGTTAAATTAACTGATTTATATGGTAAACCTTTAGCTAATAAGATTATTACTTTCGTGATTAATGGTATTGCTTATAATCGTACAACAGATTCCAATGGTGTAGCAAGTATAAATATTAGATTGCATCCTGGAACTTATTTAGTTTCATATTATTATTCCAATAAAGGCTCTTTAGATTATAATAATGGATCAAACAATGTGGTCGTTGCTAAACAAACTTTAAATATTGAAGGAAAAGATTTAGTAATGTTGCCAAATGACGGTTCTGCTTTTGAAGTCACAGTTACTGATAAAGATAAGAAACCTGTTAGTGGCATTGCTGTTCTATTTACAGTCTCTGGAATTACTTATACTAAATATACTGATCAGTCAGGTGTTGCTAAATTAAATATTCATCTTAATGTAGGTTATTATGATATTTCATATGCAATTAATGATACATTTTGTCAGGGTTCCGGATCAAATATGATTTTGGTTAATGGAACCATAATCATTGCAGAGGATATTAACATAAATGCAGGAACTAATGGAACTTTTTCAGTTAAATTAACCGATGCTAAAGGCAATCCAATTAGTGGAGCATCTATTAAGTTCTATTATGAGGGCATTACTAAAAATGCAATTACTAATGCTGAGGGTATAGCTACAATAACTGTTGATTCTTTAGGAAAAGGAGACTATCCGATAGCTTATTATTATTATCCTACAATTGGCGGTAATTACTCAAACAGCGGACAGTCATATATTCATGTATCTGGCACTATCTCAATTGCAAATATAATTGATGCATCTAAAGTTGTAAAATCATTTATTGAATCAGAGGGCAAATTGCCAGATTCCGTTTTAATAAATGGTGAAAGTTATACTTTAGCACAATTCTTATATCTTGCAGCTATAGCAACTATAAATATAAATAATGGTGATTTCAGCGATTTGGATTCTAAAGATGCTGCTAATCCTGATAACTACAATAAGTGCGGTAATTTAGGTAATCTGGCAGATTATATTAGTGTTGCACAATCTATTATAGATTATGTAAATGCTAATGGAAAAGCTCCAGGATCAGTACCCTCTAATGTAGGAACTATAACTTTTGACGGTTTGGTATATGCATTTGCTCGTGTTGTTGCATTTTATGGTAATAATCAACAGCTGCCTGCTTATGTTACTATTAAGTCAATAGATTCTGAATCTTCTCAATTTGTAATCAATAGGGTCAATGTAAAAGCTACTGAAAGTGAATTGGCTAATATTAACACATATTTGCAGCCTACTGCTAATTGTCAAGTTAATGACCCTACAATTGTTGCTTTAGCTCAGAGATTAACTGCGGGACTATCAACACCAACACAAAAAGCTAGTGCAATACTTGATTATGTTATTGATAATATAGCTTATGCTAGTTATTATGATACTAGTCGTGGTGCTAAAAAAACTTTAACTGATAAAAGAGGTAACTGCTGTGACCAGGCTCATTTGGTTATAGCATTATTTAGAGCAGCAGATCTTCCAGCAAGATATGTTCATGGAAGCTGTACTTTTTCAAGTGGTACAATTGGTCATGTATGGGCTCAGGTATTAATTGGTGATACATGGGTAGTTGCTGATCCAGTAAGTTCTAGAAACTCATTAGGTGTAATAAAGAATTGGAATATTAATACATTTACTTTTAAGAGTTATTATACATCTTTACCATTCTAA
- a CDS encoding radical SAM protein: MIYEKNIFQKNHKNIDLRFGLAYPNIYKTAMSSLGYNILYNLINERQDTWCERIVYPHTTSIESNNPMKNFDIISFSLQFEEDYFNVLEMIKQSGIPLKRKDRSENDPLIIAGGPCATANPMPLSDYIDVFVIGEGEFTINKFLDRYLENKNLDNFLDMDGIYIPEFNNNAKIALIDDMKNAYHITQPIITKTDKEDYKTVFSDSIMLNVSRGCTRGCRFCMSSYLYRPLRETTIKELVNIALKTRENTNLNKITLIGAAVGDYYDLEGLTKALESEGFQIATPSLRIDSLSRETLETLKKSGLKSITIAPESISTLRERINKSISDEKIFSVIKNAVDLDFNIKLYFLIGIPYESKEDIEELANYIEKIANMHKNRNYIKFSINPVIPKPQTPLQWEVYNFKEIKSKTRYLKKKLRKYNVKFESPKKGLIQYILSCGNREVGAVIEKSLTEEVTLKEWQSYLPNYNINDELPWSKIDIGIKSNFLKTENRRLKTKKQTPWCGDSPCYNCGPCN, translated from the coding sequence ATGATTTACGAGAAAAATATTTTCCAGAAAAACCATAAAAATATAGATTTAAGATTTGGGCTTGCATATCCAAATATCTATAAAACAGCTATGTCATCATTAGGTTATAATATATTATATAATTTAATTAATGAAAGGCAAGACACATGGTGTGAGCGAATCGTTTATCCCCATACCACTTCTATTGAGTCAAATAATCCTATGAAAAACTTTGATATAATCAGCTTTTCTCTACAATTTGAAGAAGATTATTTTAATGTTTTGGAAATGATTAAACAATCAGGAATCCCCCTTAAAAGAAAAGACAGAAGTGAAAATGATCCTTTAATAATAGCTGGAGGACCATGTGCAACTGCAAACCCAATGCCATTATCTGACTATATTGATGTGTTTGTAATCGGTGAAGGAGAATTTACTATAAATAAATTTTTAGACAGATACCTTGAAAATAAAAATTTGGATAATTTTTTAGATATGGATGGAATATACATTCCTGAATTCAACAATAATGCAAAAATAGCTCTCATAGATGATATGAAAAATGCATACCATATAACACAGCCAATCATTACCAAAACTGACAAGGAAGATTATAAAACTGTGTTCAGTGATTCAATTATGCTAAATGTTTCAAGAGGATGTACAAGAGGTTGTAGATTCTGCATGTCCAGCTATCTTTACAGACCTTTAAGAGAAACTACAATAAAAGAATTAGTTAACATAGCACTTAAAACACGAGAAAATACTAATTTAAACAAAATAACATTAATCGGAGCAGCTGTTGGAGATTATTATGATTTGGAGGGCCTTACAAAAGCTCTTGAAAGTGAAGGTTTTCAAATAGCCACACCATCTCTACGTATAGATTCACTTAGCCGGGAAACTTTAGAAACCTTAAAAAAAAGTGGTTTGAAAAGCATTACAATTGCTCCGGAGTCTATTTCAACACTACGTGAAAGAATTAATAAAAGCATTTCAGATGAAAAAATATTTTCTGTAATAAAAAATGCAGTTGACCTTGATTTCAATATTAAATTATACTTTTTAATTGGAATTCCCTATGAAAGTAAAGAAGATATAGAAGAGTTAGCTAACTATATTGAAAAAATAGCAAATATGCATAAAAACAGAAACTATATAAAATTCAGTATCAATCCAGTTATCCCAAAACCTCAAACACCCTTACAATGGGAAGTTTATAATTTTAAAGAGATTAAATCAAAAACAAGATATTTGAAAAAGAAATTAAGGAAATATAATGTTAAATTCGAAAGTCCGAAAAAAGGGTTGATTCAATATATATTATCTTGTGGAAATAGGGAAGTTGGTGCAGTTATTGAAAAATCTTTAACAGAAGAGGTAACATTGAAAGAATGGCAGAGTTACTTGCCAAATTATAATATCAATGATGAACTACCTTGGTCTAAAATTGATATTGGAATTAAATCTAATTTTTTAAAAACAGAAAACAGAAGATTAAAAACAAAAAAGCAAACTCCATGGTGTGGAGATTCCCCATGTTATAACTGTGGGCCATGCAACTAG
- a CDS encoding pyridoxal phosphate-dependent aminotransferase, producing the protein MINPAKRTSTIELSQIRKMFEVTNPNAINLGIGEPDFDVPENIKLAMEQSIKNNETHYTPNKGYIELREAITQKFKKDNNINTNPENIIVTAGASEALYMCAQAFIEKNDEVILPDPSFLSYEACIKLADGKVVGVNCEMENEFKLKAEDVQEKINKNTKAVILNSPSNPTGAVMDKEDIKAIADLSMDHDFLIISDEIYEKIIYDKKHYSPAAYSDNVITINGFSKTYAMTGLRIGYLNAKEEYLEELLKIHQYNIACANSTAQRGAYEALTGPQDTVNKMVNEFKKRRDLIVSRLNEMGYETVNAQGAFYVFPKIENPEEFVKKSAEEGVITVPGAAFGQNGKNHVRMSYANSYENIAKAMDILEKGE; encoded by the coding sequence ATGATAAATCCCGCAAAAAGAACCAGTACAATTGAATTATCCCAGATAAGAAAAATGTTTGAAGTTACAAATCCTAATGCTATAAACTTAGGAATCGGAGAACCTGACTTTGATGTTCCTGAAAACATTAAATTAGCTATGGAACAATCAATAAAAAATAATGAAACACATTATACACCAAACAAAGGTTATATTGAATTAAGAGAAGCAATTACTCAAAAATTCAAAAAGGACAACAATATAAACACAAATCCCGAAAACATAATAGTTACTGCCGGAGCCAGTGAAGCATTATATATGTGTGCACAGGCATTTATTGAGAAAAATGATGAGGTAATTTTACCAGATCCAAGTTTCCTTTCATATGAAGCATGTATAAAGTTAGCTGACGGAAAAGTTGTTGGAGTTAACTGTGAAATGGAAAATGAATTTAAATTAAAGGCAGAAGATGTTCAGGAAAAAATAAACAAAAATACCAAAGCTGTAATCTTAAATTCACCGTCAAACCCAACTGGAGCAGTGATGGATAAAGAAGATATTAAAGCTATTGCAGATTTATCTATGGATCATGATTTCTTAATCATATCTGATGAAATATATGAAAAAATCATTTATGATAAAAAACATTACTCCCCTGCAGCATATAGTGACAATGTAATAACAATCAACGGATTTTCAAAAACATATGCAATGACTGGCCTTAGAATAGGTTATTTAAATGCCAAAGAGGAATATTTGGAAGAACTGCTTAAAATCCATCAATACAATATAGCATGTGCTAACTCAACAGCCCAAAGAGGAGCTTATGAAGCATTAACAGGGCCTCAAGATACAGTTAACAAAATGGTTAATGAATTTAAAAAGAGAAGAGACCTGATTGTATCAAGATTAAATGAAATGGGATATGAAACCGTAAATGCACAGGGTGCTTTTTACGTATTTCCAAAAATTGAAAATCCTGAAGAATTTGTTAAAAAATCAGCTGAAGAGGGAGTCATAACCGTTCCTGGTGCTGCATTTGGACAAAATGGTAAAAATCACGTAAGAATGTCTTATGCAAACTCCTATGAAAATATAGCTAAAGCTATGGATATTCTAGAAAAAGGTGAGTAA